The segment ttggaaatatatcagctgttccttcatcgtcactgggtcaaaatcctggaactccctcccgaacagcactgtgggagcaccttcacctcacagactgcagcggttcaaaaaggtggctcaccacccccttctcaagggcactgagggatggacaataaatgccggccttgtaccaccacatcccaggaatgaatgaacaAAATACAGAAGAGACTTTCAACATGAAATTTTCGCACTTctatgaaaaaaaaattaaaaacggcCTTGAAGGGAGTGGAAGACGGAGAAGGTTGAAAATATTTGTGAACAAAATGAAATAAATCGGAAATATAATGGTTAAGTGATGCtaggaatgttttttttttaatctgtagattttagagaagcagagacagaaaaCAATAAAAGAAACGTTGCCGGATTTCTGAGCGGCCTCCAGCGGGTGTTTGAAGAGCGGCTGGTTTGGCCGCTCAACGCGCCCTCACTCCGCCCATTTGTACCTCAGGATTGTAATCAGGGTCCTCTGTACGTCACGGGACCCCGGTTTGACGAGTTTTCCCCCTGAAACAGGAGGGTGTTCCCGCTGCACATCTCAGGATCCCACCCAAGGTGGCGATGGCTGAAGCGCCAGCGTAAACTTTAGTGCCATTTCCAGGCGACGATCACTCGGGTTACACCAGGCAGGGGCTCTTAAAATCTGCCCCATTAGTTcaggataggagcaggaggaggccattcagcccctggagcctgtgccgccattcaatgtgatcatggctgagctgtgtcctaactccatatagccgcctttgacccatatcccttaatacctttggtgaatgaaaatctatcaatctcaggtttaaaattaacaattgatccagcatcaattgcggtatgcagaagaaaattccaaacttctcccaccctttgtgtgtagaagtattttctaacttcactcctgaaaggcctggctataaTTTTTAGACCATGTCcctagtcctcgactccccaaGCAGCGGAAATAATTGctctcagttccccttaatatcttgaaaacttcgatcaaatcacatcttaaacttctaaattccagggatgggTAAAATAAGGATCCAGAGCAAGCTGCAAATTTAAAAGAAATATGTTTAGTCCATGGCTCTGGGTTGTAAATATTCCTCAAATCGCTTAAAAATATAAATGCGGCTTGTATTGTGCAGTTTAATAACAGGTTTGGCAGCAGAGGTGTTGCACTAATTCATCTCAAACACCGCCATGTAGcgccaccttctgtctgtggagcaacattacaggcaggtCGGTCACCGGGTTCCTGCAGGTCACAGGTCATTGCACCCAGTGAGTTCCCCTCCACAATTCACCATCGCTTTGTTccttctccccctcacctcccctccccctctctctctccccctcctccccttcctctccccctccccccgctgtctccctcccccctcacctcctctccccctcccccgctctctctcccctcctccctccccctcccccctctctctctctccctcccccctctctctccccctccccctcccctctctatctctccccccctctctctccctctccccccgtttctccctcccccctcacctcctctccccctccccctctctctccccctcccccgctctctctcccctctcacctcctccctctctctctccccctcccctctctatctctccccctcccccctctctctctctctctctcccccctccccctcccctctatctctcccccctctctctccccctccccccgctgtgaCTGAGACTGACCCCTATCAGTTTGCAGTTTGCAGGAGACAGGGTGAAATTATGGGATGGGCCTGTTAGTGACCTTTCACCCCACAGATGTTCAGCGGTGCGGAGTTTTTCCCGCCATCATTCTGTCCCGGGTAGAAGAAGGGaaagattctctcagtgaaagtgtgggtgaaagtgtggagatgggacatgttgtccacattgtaaaatgacacctgtccgccctcatagtccaggtacaccccgatcttccggggctccacacttggggtgaggggggtcggtgagggggaggtgagggcaTAATAGGCACTTCCGTGttccagccccacaatccagtATCCGCTCTCTGGGCTCAGGGAGAATCCCCCTTTCCTCCCGGCAGACTCTCAGGTCACTCACAGACCCCACCGAGTCttgtcccccacctccacctcccagtagtgtctccctgatgtgaatccctccgatcccaggaCACAGGGCCAGGAACCAAACCTCTCCGGGGTGTCAGGGAGCGGCTGCTCTCTGTCCCTGAGTCTCACACGGGTCCGGCCCTCAGACAGGATGAGCCGGGGATGGgctgtgttcggatccagagtcagagaggctggagctgggggaaagTTGAAGGAACACAGGCAGTGATTTAGTTTCTTGCTGTGGTTTATTCGAACACTTTCCTGTTTAAAGAGCCCACTCGGGCTCTGGGTTGTGATCCTGGAATCTGCTGCCGCTCCAGGGTTTACGCCCCGGGGGTCGATTTACGTCGATTTCGGGCCCGACTCAGCGCTGCAGCGGAAGCAGCGCCCGGAGATAAAGACCCGAAAACCACTGGAgacagcgggggaggggagagagagagcgggggtgggcgggaggggggagagtgaccgGCGGGACAGGGTgagtggggtcgggggaggggagactggggtttAAGCCGCTGTTTCCAAAGGCCACAAGGAAAGTAGTGTTGTGAATAAAATATTTCACAGGTAAGGCAGAGTCCAGTATGAGGAATGCGATGGAAATAAACACACTGCAATTACATCTGAAGGAGAAACTTACATTTCTAATGTTCCTgacaaatgtctcaaagcacttcccaCAATGTATTACTTCCCATAACCTCTGTATAAAGTATTTGGGAGTGATTTACGTCTCACTATCGCCCGGATTTACACCGTAAACGGAGCAGTAACGAGACAAAAATCACCCGCAGTGCTTCCCATCTGGTTCCCACCAAGGCCCGCCGGGAAATTATGCCGCAGCCGTGAAATAGGAATTCAGCGCTCCCGCACTAAACATGGGGGAAGCCTCATTAGTTTATGCAAACCGGATCCCAGAATGTACATGGGGCCCCAATGCAATCTTGGTCTTCCATTGGGCGGTGTGTGCGCTGTGCAAGTCCCACCCAGtggaacagtctgtagaatggcccaacctgtggtccttaaagggaccgctggaacCCTCAGGGAATGGTGCAAGGAGTTAGTTCCGTCCGGTGTCCTGggtaatatttatccatcaaccaacatcatgaaaacaggttacctggtcattgtcacgttgctgcctgtgggagcttgctgtgcataaatgggttgtggtgtttcctacattacaacagtgactacactttaaaaactcttcattgtctgtaaagtgctttgggacatcctgaggtcgtgaaaggtcggATATAAAAACACGTTCTTTCTATTTATTCTCTGTGTGACAGTTTCTCTGTGGCCGGGAGGTGCATGAATTGTCCTGCCCTCTGCTGGCTGACCCTCGGTTTTGTCCCtccgccccacaacccccaccatcCTACCTCCTCCCCCCGGATATATTTTCCCGCCATTCTCTGAGTTTGAGACTGTCGCTACTTTGTTGTAGACTCTGTGACTGTGTTAAACCTCTGGATGTTTATCTTCTCTCTGCCGTTTAGGATCTTGAATACTTCAGTAAGATCACCCCAAGCCCTCCCTTCTCCAGTGCAAAGACTCCTGACTTCCAGACCAGACCCGGACATCAGTGATCATTTAATCCGGGGTCAGGGAGACGGTTTAGGCACTTCTCATCTGGATTTATAAATCATGAAAAGgaatataggagatttaccagggttaaTGGCGTCTATCATTTCTCTCCACGCTGTGTACTGTAAAGGGCCGTTGAACTTTCCGATAGACAGGGCGCCATCTGCTACTGACAGCACCGGATAGTCCTCACTAATCCTGTAAATATTACACAGTTGATGTTATAAATTGACCATAAATATTTACCAAACTGTGCAGAGATTCAGTAAAGAGCATGTCCTACCTCCTCTTCCGACAAACTTCctcctgaaataaataaaacacaaacagtgaggagtcagtaaaagacttcaggaggacacagacaggctggtgaaatgagcagacacaggGCGGAtacaatttaacacagagaagtgtgaagtgaagcattttggaaggaagaatgaggagaggcattgtaaactaaatggtacaattttaaatggggtacCGGAACAGAGAGCCCTGGGGATCACATTCACAAATCTTGGAGAAGTGAGTTGGGATTTTTTTTACCAATGACTTGTGatgttctggaatgcactgactgacagGGTGCAGGAAACAGATTTAAC is part of the Pristiophorus japonicus isolate sPriJap1 unplaced genomic scaffold, sPriJap1.hap1 HAP1_SCAFFOLD_293, whole genome shotgun sequence genome and harbors:
- the LOC139248767 gene encoding E3 ubiquitin-protein ligase TRIM69-like, which codes for MHQILTEKEQRLIRDLREQEGKIVKTMEKNLREIQEELSKLQKKMEQKDRLIFMKEEVCRKRRISEDYPVLSVADGALSIGKFNGPLQYTAWREMIDAINPACSGSLFYPSLEFRSLRCDLIEVFKILRGTESNYFRCLGSRGLGTWSKNYSQAFQE